In one Eriocheir sinensis breed Jianghai 21 unplaced genomic scaffold, ASM2467909v1 Scaffold401, whole genome shotgun sequence genomic region, the following are encoded:
- the LOC126992117 gene encoding serine/threonine-protein kinase PknJ-like: protein MAFQHSTRLVKLTQERINTLVAGHKQLARDRRLAAMFHQEFDVLLDLDGAAGAPKALGTSLGFPAMLTTFRGHNTFCDLPRLARCETDRLAAFLALARSVKQLHARGYAHNDIKENNVAVCRGADGRLQVSLIDYGAAQRLGTRVGFVGASTRRTPWLAPELLVGGRCSRAGDVFSLGYVLSNILDTCHRYYPALDVLAEAVMAANPARRPSLKKIIKTVNKFTGQRYEAARRETFIRRVRKAFSCLFPRRRRY, encoded by the exons ATGGCTTTCCAACACAGCACCCGACTCGTGAAGTTGACGCAGGAGCGCATCAACACGCTGGTGGCCGGgcacaagcag TTGGCCAGGGACCGCCGCCTCGCTGCCATGTTCCACCAGGAGTTTGACGTCCTGCTGGACCTGGACGGCGCGGCGGGGGCACCCAAGGCCTTGGGCACCAGCCTCGGCTTCCCCGCCATGCTTACCACTTTCCGCGGCCACaacaccttctgcgacctgcCCCGCCTCGCTCGCTGCGAGACTGACAGGCTGGCGGCCTTCTTGGCCCTTGCTCGCAGCGTGAAGCAGCTCCACGCCCGCGGCTACGCCCACAACGACATCAAGGAAAACAACGTGGCGGTGTGCCGGGGCGCCGACGGCCGCCTGCAGGTGTCGCTCATCGACTACGGCGCGGCCCAGAGGCTGGGCACAAGGGTTGGCTTTGTGGGCGCGAGCACACGGCGCACGCCCTGGCTGGCCCCGGAGCTGCTGGTCGGCGGCCGCTGCTCACGCGCCGGGGACGTCTTCTCCCTCGGCTACGTCCTCAGCAACATCCTGGACACCTGCCACAGGTACTACCCCGCCCTGGACGTGCTAGCCGAGGCCGTCATGGCCGCAAACCCTGCACGGCGACCCTCGCTCAAGAAGATCATCAAGACAGTTAACAAGTTCACGGGCCAACGGTACGAGGCGGCGAGGCGGGAAACCTTCATCCGGCGAGTTCGCAAagccttctcctgcctcttcccgcgccgccgccgTTATTAA